ACTTCAAATGGTCCAAGGAGTGAATGTTTTTCGTTCTCCCCTGTCCTACCCAGCTCCGTGACCGGCCAAACATGGTTGTGGTTTTAAGAGGGGTGATGTTTAGCTAGAAGCGTTATTTTGCTGTGGCTAGCGTTCGCTTTTAGCCATTACACCCACTTTACCCGTACAGATAGCTACTTAGCAAACAGAAGGTGATAGGCGGCGATGGCAGCGCTGAGGGGTCATTACGTAACAGCTGTACTGAATGGgttgtttgggagttgttgttCTTTCCCTACAATACAGACGCTTGATATAGGATACAAGAGTGCGTGGATGAAAACTACAACACTCGCTTCCTGTGTTAGCAGTGACGACTAAACCACGCGACACGTCTTCGCAGGCTGATTGACACCTTGAGGACCAATCACAGAAGAGCCTGCCAAACAGCGAGCCAATCACCTGCCGAGGCTTCAGGTGTCGCTTTGTGGTCGGGACTGTTTTGATGCAGTTGGCAAAAATGTTAGAGGGGACGTTTGGCTGTAAAAACATTAGCAGAAGAGTTCATTTGTGAATGTCTCGTATGTCCCGGTAAGGATTTGTATGCATGCAGACTTCATATACACTACTTGCAGAAATGTTCGCGTTCATTTTCACAAGCATTGCATGCTACTGTTTTTAGCCCTAGCCAGCTGGCATGGCGTGAATTCCGCAAAGCCAAAGAGCCAATGTCAAGAATGCGTCGAGCTAGCTAACGTGATATTTTGATACCGTCGGCTAGTTATTATTAGCTTTGAATGTTACGCTCTGGAGTCTACCTGCATGTTGGGGTCGTTTTCTCCCGGACAGTGCGCGTAAAGTAGCTCTTACAGGCTGCCTCTCAATCACTGTTTTCAGGTCGGGACGAGCCGAAATGGACGCCCCAGCCTCATCACCCCTGAAAGATTTCTAGCGGCGACACCAGCATTTCCAGTCCGCCTCAGCCCGGCCCAAACCTCGACTCGCTTTCTTTTCTATGACACACCCAATTTATGCCCAGCTAGATTCGGTAGAATCGCTGTTGGACGAACTCCCATATATGTTTTATCTGGGCCTGTTCTTTGTGAACGTCCTGATCCTCTACTATGCCTTTCTGATGGAGTACATCGTCCTGAATGTGGGGATAGTATTTCTGCCTGAGGACATGGACCAGGCGCTGGTGGACCTTGGGGTGCTGTCAGACCCGGCCTCCGTCCCCTATGACACGGACACGGAGCTGGATGTGTTTGAGGGGTACCTTGAGTAAATGGGCGGAATTtaagtggtggtggtggtgatgaagatgatgcagAGGTCTGGGGCAACTTGGGACACTCCCTGGCCAGTGATTTGTGGAAATGATGCCTCAAATCAGATGCAATTGCTGCCTTTTTCTCACACAGATATACCTGTGAAAAAGTAAGTGGAGCTCACAAgacattctgtgttttttttttgttgttgtttttcatactCAAAATAAGATGCTAAGAATAAAATATTATGTACTATTGTTACCTCACTGGGCAAAGAGTAAAAAACATTGAAATCTGCATTTTGAAGGAGCACCTGGTCCTCATAATAACATGAGTCTatacttttaacttttaacctcaaagcactttttttttttctctcttgcaaCAAAAAGCCAGAACAATGTATTTGTGATGATCTACTGTAACGCTCGTGTGTCACATGTCTCTAGGTTGTCGCGGCTCAAAAGAAGGTAGCCCGCTGAAGAGATTCAGCACCGCCAGCAGTGTGATCAGCGACTGTCCAGTAGGAAGAGCCCTCTGCACTggatcagctgtcagtcagtcttgtCACCATTCTAATAGCAATGGACTCTTTGTCCGCCACTTTGGGCACGGTGAAAGACGAAAAGGAAGTGCAAAGAGACGACTGCTCTTTGCGGATGAAATTAATGTTGCTAGAGATGTGGAACATGAGTCAGGTTGTCCACATTGCAGCCATTTCAGAGACAGTAGCCTGATGGGACTGGCAGTTACTCTGAATGATTGCCCAGGCTGTGCAACCGGCTGTGTGATGGCGGACCGCTAACGTAAGTGAATTCAGTCAGTGTGACATCTCAGAGGAACCGGCGGAGTgcgggaaaaaaaacaatgtccaCCGTAGGTCTGTGGCATACTTATTCACTCACAGAGCTACTCGTTTTAGATATTTTCAGAATGCATTGCTACTTTGCAGGCTCACTCATCATTGGGGcgtgattttaaaatgtgtcctcTGAGGTCATCTatactgtgtgtctgcttcagGGATGTACTCACTCTCAGGAGCACAGTTAGGAACTCACTGGCAAGACATAACGCTGACACTGGACACAGGCTGCAGAACTAGGATATAGGAGAGCCCTAATCTTTTCAAGCTTTCCTATACATCAGGAGCATCATATCATGCTCCTCTGTAGTGCAGAAAGTGGAAAAGTCATACAGTATGTCTTCTGATAATCACAT
This genomic window from Pempheris klunzingeri isolate RE-2024b chromosome 17, fPemKlu1.hap1, whole genome shotgun sequence contains:
- the dexi gene encoding dexamethasone-induced protein homolog — protein: MTHPIYAQLDSVESLLDELPYMFYLGLFFVNVLILYYAFLMEYIVLNVGIVFLPEDMDQALVDLGVLSDPASVPYDTDTELDVFEGYLE